In Planctomycetaceae bacterium, a single genomic region encodes these proteins:
- the trpA gene encoding tryptophan synthase subunit alpha yields the protein MSPISQAFDRAQQEGRMAFMPFVTAGDPDLKTTAAVLTALSRAGVDLIELGFPYSDPIADGPVIQASYTRALERGITVEGIFQAMESLKNSGLPPVLAMVSYAIIFRYGPEHFVQRAAAVGFRGLIVPDLPADEATDVHNLAAAAGMDLVQLIAPTTSAARTQQILDASSGFVYCISVAGTTGVRNELPAELSQQLVELRGKTQLPLAVGFGISGADQVASLAGVADGVIVGSAVVRRIAETNSAEAAAQTVQAFAEEMCRAVKLVKPSH from the coding sequence ATGTCACCAATTTCACAGGCTTTCGATCGCGCACAACAGGAAGGCCGGATGGCGTTCATGCCGTTTGTTACGGCGGGCGATCCGGATCTGAAAACCACCGCGGCCGTGCTGACGGCCTTGTCCCGGGCGGGAGTTGATCTGATTGAACTGGGTTTTCCGTACAGCGATCCGATCGCGGACGGGCCGGTGATTCAGGCTTCCTACACGCGAGCTCTGGAGCGGGGAATCACGGTGGAAGGGATCTTTCAGGCGATGGAATCGCTGAAGAATTCCGGACTTCCGCCGGTGCTGGCGATGGTTTCCTATGCCATCATCTTCCGATACGGACCGGAGCACTTTGTTCAGCGAGCCGCCGCTGTCGGATTCCGCGGACTCATTGTTCCCGACCTTCCCGCCGACGAAGCAACGGACGTTCACAACCTGGCGGCGGCCGCCGGCATGGACCTGGTGCAGTTGATTGCTCCGACGACATCTGCCGCAAGAACGCAGCAGATCCTTGATGCTTCGAGCGGCTTCGTGTACTGCATTTCCGTCGCGGGAACCACGGGAGTCCGCAACGAACTGCCTGCCGAACTTTCGCAGCAACTGGTCGAACTTCGCGGAAAGACTCAGCTTCCGCTGGCCGTAGGCTTCGGCATCAGTGGAGCGGATCAGGTGGCAAGCCTGGCGGGAGTCGCCGACGGCGTGATCGTCGGGTCGGCGGTTGTTCGTCGCATCGCCGAAACGAATTCCGCCGAAGCTGCCGCGCAGACAGTCCAGGCGTTCGCCGAAGAAATGTGTCGCGCGGTGAAGCTTGTGAAACCGTCTCACTGA
- a CDS encoding glycerol-3-phosphate dehydrogenase/oxidase encodes MHRDPRLLTNQAFDVVVVGGGIYGSWMAFHAAVAGLKVALIEKSDWGSATSSASSKLLHGGLRYLERYEFGLVRKSLRERRELSQRLPHQVRPLRFLVPVYRDTRVGRWRMNAGLWLYDRLAGRRQPVGAHEWFSAPDFLKLLPSLKNDALLGGYSYGDCGTDDARLVLEIVASAIRAGAVACHYVKADELLTANGRATGVRVTDLESGSRFDVTGSIVINAAGPWVNRQFGRTNDNASPNPAGSHIPESAVRLTKGVHLVMPALESPHAVLLTSKSDGRVFFLIPWYGRTLLGTTDTDFHGDPESVSVEMSDIDYLLSAANSYLQIPWTHDDIHGSFAGLRTLQEEAGRKASGVSREWLFEETVPGLWTSIGGKLTSARVDAIEAVDRILASLKRPRHHAFPEQEMAWCPDGRFFDWLRQTCSEAEAAGLDAETATECARRHGARMADIIALVKTSPDLAARIVRDLPFCRAEVVHAARSEMVRTLVDLLRRRIPLLILTRLTQETITDVCDLAAPELGWDAARCAQEVATVNSLTTANRA; translated from the coding sequence GTGCATCGTGACCCCCGTCTGCTGACGAATCAGGCGTTTGACGTCGTCGTTGTGGGAGGCGGCATCTACGGCAGTTGGATGGCGTTTCATGCTGCGGTCGCCGGATTGAAGGTTGCTCTGATCGAAAAATCCGACTGGGGCAGCGCGACGTCGTCCGCGTCATCGAAACTGCTGCACGGCGGACTGCGGTACCTGGAACGTTACGAATTCGGCCTCGTTCGCAAATCGCTTCGGGAACGCCGTGAACTCAGTCAGCGGCTTCCTCATCAGGTTCGGCCGCTGCGATTTCTGGTGCCGGTGTACCGCGATACGCGAGTCGGCCGGTGGCGAATGAACGCTGGCCTGTGGCTGTACGACAGACTCGCCGGACGACGTCAGCCCGTGGGTGCCCACGAGTGGTTCTCCGCGCCGGACTTTCTGAAGCTGCTGCCGTCTCTGAAGAATGATGCGTTACTCGGCGGCTACAGCTACGGAGACTGCGGGACCGACGACGCTCGCCTTGTGCTGGAAATCGTGGCGTCCGCGATCCGAGCGGGGGCGGTTGCCTGTCACTATGTGAAGGCGGACGAACTGCTGACGGCGAACGGCCGCGCAACCGGAGTCCGCGTGACCGATCTGGAATCGGGAAGCCGGTTCGACGTGACCGGATCAATCGTCATCAATGCCGCCGGCCCGTGGGTCAACCGCCAATTCGGACGAACCAACGACAATGCGTCACCGAACCCGGCCGGATCGCACATTCCGGAAAGCGCGGTTCGGCTGACAAAAGGCGTTCACCTGGTGATGCCGGCGCTGGAATCGCCGCATGCCGTGCTGCTGACTTCGAAGAGCGACGGTCGCGTCTTCTTTTTGATTCCCTGGTACGGACGCACGCTGCTGGGAACAACGGACACTGACTTTCACGGCGACCCTGAATCGGTATCCGTGGAAATGTCCGACATTGATTATCTGCTTTCGGCGGCCAACAGCTATCTGCAGATTCCCTGGACACACGACGATATCCACGGTTCGTTCGCGGGACTTCGCACGCTGCAGGAGGAAGCGGGCCGAAAGGCATCGGGTGTGTCGCGCGAATGGTTGTTCGAAGAAACGGTACCGGGCCTGTGGACGTCGATCGGCGGGAAGCTGACGTCGGCGCGAGTGGACGCGATTGAAGCCGTCGATCGCATTCTGGCATCGCTGAAACGTCCGCGACATCACGCGTTTCCGGAACAAGAGATGGCGTGGTGTCCTGACGGTCGGTTTTTCGACTGGCTGCGTCAGACGTGTTCGGAAGCGGAAGCCGCGGGACTCGACGCGGAAACTGCCACGGAATGTGCTCGCCGCCACGGTGCCCGCATGGCCGACATCATCGCTCTCGTGAAAACGTCACCGGACCTGGCGGCACGAATTGTCAGGGACCTGCCGTTCTGCCGAGCCGAAGTCGTTCACGCCGCGCGAAGTGAAATGGTGCGGACACTGGTCGATCTTCTTCGCCGTCGAATTCCACTGCTTATCCTGACACGGCTGACTCAGGAGACAATCACCGACGTCTGCGATCTGGCCGCTCCCGAACTTGGCTGGGATGCCGCTCGCTGCGCGCAGGAAGTGGCCACCGTGAACAGCCTGACGACAGCCAACCGTGCCTGA
- a CDS encoding universal stress protein produces MTTRILVPTDFSPYAAAAADYAVSLAAHSNAELLIAHVKPSAVLPHSEEDVADPLEPELHTKLSAVARNSVGVAVSRRFLRGNPVDELLKLAKETGVRQIVMGTHGQTMAPEKAIGSIAEAVLLRATCRVILVKGETPA; encoded by the coding sequence ATGACAACCAGAATTCTTGTTCCCACCGACTTCTCTCCCTACGCGGCTGCCGCGGCCGACTACGCCGTCAGTCTTGCGGCGCATTCCAATGCGGAACTGCTGATTGCTCATGTCAAGCCATCGGCCGTGCTGCCACACTCGGAAGAGGACGTTGCGGATCCGCTGGAACCGGAACTTCATACGAAGCTTTCCGCCGTCGCCAGGAATTCGGTCGGCGTAGCGGTGTCCCGGCGGTTTCTGCGCGGCAATCCGGTCGACGAACTTCTGAAACTTGCCAAAGAAACCGGCGTGCGGCAGATCGTCATGGGAACGCACGGACAGACAATGGCACCGGAGAAGGCAATCGGATCAATCGCGGAAGCGGTCCTGCTGCGAGCGACCTGCCGCGTGATTCTGGTGAAAGGTGAGACGCCGGCTTGA
- a CDS encoding response regulator, translating to MSDVLDSASDGRRLRIAVADDEYELRQYFARVLPHLGYEVVILVADGEELVRLSQKSRPDLVITDVILPGMSGTVAVSVIRRWHPVAAVFVTENAFEDSAASSAERCVALAKPFAMSELPHAIDRAMLLRSELERHVRFLRDWDI from the coding sequence ATGTCAGACGTGCTGGACAGCGCATCGGATGGCAGACGGCTGCGGATCGCTGTGGCGGACGACGAGTACGAACTTCGGCAGTATTTCGCCCGAGTTCTGCCACACCTTGGCTACGAAGTCGTCATCCTGGTGGCGGACGGCGAGGAACTTGTTCGCCTGTCGCAGAAGTCACGGCCGGATCTGGTGATCACAGACGTCATTCTGCCGGGAATGTCCGGAACCGTGGCGGTTTCGGTAATTCGCCGCTGGCATCCCGTGGCCGCCGTCTTTGTGACGGAAAACGCGTTTGAAGATTCCGCGGCCTCCTCTGCCGAACGCTGTGTCGCTCTTGCCAAGCCATTCGCGATGAGCGAACTGCCGCACGCGATCGACCGGGCGATGCTGCTGCGGTCAGAACTGGAACGCCACGTGCGGTTCCTGCGCGACTGGGATATCTGA
- the pyk gene encoding pyruvate kinase, which translates to MSPPPNVPLQIRKLAKTRIIATVGPASENEDTLRRLVLAGVDIFRLNFAHGSHEQLFEILQRIRRVSSALAIPAGVLGDLSGPKIRLGEIPGGEVMCQNDSIFRFVRGVESSVPTDLTCTYDRLIDDVDQGDRILLADGTVSMLVTQKAEDGSSVSCLVAEPGVIRSRQGVNLPGVALSTPGITEKDQDDLKWAIDNRLDFIGLSFVRRASDIDQLRKLIESHQPAFPPVVVAKIEKREAITDLDNILGAADAVMVARGDLGVEAEISRVPILQKEIIRRCNHARIPVITATQMLDSMQNNDLPTRAEVSDVANAVIDGTDAVMLSGETAIGVNPVACVRMMEKIAEQAEPFVVPPDHEGITHESRRANPITEAVTLGATAVANQLNADLIVIATSSGRTALALSRQRGKVPVLAVTHREDTVRRMCLYWGVTSIQSKLVRQSADALLQFVVQWGLDQGILKSGNKIVVVGHTNWLGGEGHDLMMVHVVP; encoded by the coding sequence ATGTCGCCTCCTCCGAATGTTCCTCTGCAGATTCGCAAGCTCGCAAAAACGCGGATCATCGCGACCGTCGGTCCCGCCAGTGAGAATGAGGACACTTTGCGGCGACTGGTCCTGGCGGGAGTCGACATTTTCCGGCTGAACTTTGCTCACGGCAGCCACGAGCAGCTTTTCGAAATTCTGCAGCGCATCCGTCGAGTGTCTTCGGCGCTGGCGATTCCCGCGGGAGTTCTGGGCGATCTTTCCGGGCCGAAGATTCGTCTGGGCGAAATTCCCGGCGGCGAAGTCATGTGTCAGAACGACAGCATCTTTCGCTTCGTTCGCGGCGTGGAATCGTCCGTGCCGACCGATCTGACGTGTACCTACGATCGCCTGATCGACGATGTCGATCAGGGCGACAGAATTCTGCTGGCGGACGGCACCGTGTCGATGCTGGTGACTCAAAAGGCCGAAGACGGAAGTTCGGTCTCGTGCCTGGTGGCAGAACCGGGCGTGATTCGCAGTCGCCAGGGAGTCAACCTGCCCGGCGTCGCGCTAAGCACTCCGGGGATCACGGAAAAGGATCAGGACGATCTGAAGTGGGCGATCGACAACCGGCTGGATTTCATCGGCCTGAGTTTCGTGCGACGGGCTTCCGACATCGATCAACTGCGGAAACTGATCGAATCTCATCAGCCGGCGTTTCCGCCGGTGGTGGTCGCCAAGATCGAAAAACGCGAAGCGATCACTGATCTGGATAACATTCTGGGCGCGGCCGACGCCGTCATGGTGGCTCGCGGCGATCTGGGTGTCGAAGCGGAAATCAGCCGGGTTCCGATCCTGCAGAAGGAAATCATCCGACGCTGCAACCACGCTCGAATACCCGTCATCACGGCGACCCAGATGCTGGACAGCATGCAGAACAACGACCTGCCCACTCGCGCCGAAGTCAGCGACGTCGCCAACGCGGTCATCGACGGTACGGATGCCGTCATGCTGTCGGGAGAAACCGCGATCGGCGTCAATCCGGTCGCCTGTGTTCGCATGATGGAAAAGATCGCCGAACAGGCCGAACCGTTTGTTGTCCCGCCCGATCACGAAGGAATCACCCACGAATCGCGGCGAGCCAACCCGATCACCGAAGCCGTGACCCTGGGAGCCACCGCCGTCGCGAATCAACTGAACGCCGATCTGATCGTGATCGCCACCAGTTCCGGCCGCACGGCTCTGGCGCTGTCGCGCCAGCGAGGAAAGGTGCCTGTCCTGGCGGTAACTCACCGCGAAGACACCGTTCGACGAATGTGCCTGTACTGGGGAGTCACTTCGATTCAGAGCAAGCTTGTGCGACAGTCGGCCGACGCGCTGCTACAGTTCGTGGTTCAGTGGGGGCTCGATCAGGGAATTCTGAAATCCGGCAACAAGATCGTCGTCGTCGGCCACACGAACTGGCTGGGAGGCGAAGGGCACGACCTGATGATGGTCCACGTCGTCCCGTAG
- the ubiE gene encoding bifunctional demethylmenaquinone methyltransferase/2-methoxy-6-polyprenyl-1,4-benzoquinol methylase UbiE gives MPVDKSGTRVRQMFGEIAGRYDFMNHFLSAGTDMYWRRKTVRSVRPSGDAPILDVCTGTGDLAFAWRKAARSDAQILATDFTHGMLERAERKRGSRDIIFMEADTQGLPFPDDTFQIVSVAFGLRNVSSTIGGLEEMTRVAMPGGRVVVLEFSLPDNRIVSSAYQWYFRNILPKLGHLLTRNSHAAYEYLPQSVSEFPDGEQLTQLMEEAGLERTAFQPLTGGIATLYIGHKPSQSEPRVVSETAKSKHAV, from the coding sequence ATGCCCGTCGACAAGTCCGGTACACGCGTTCGCCAGATGTTTGGCGAAATCGCCGGGCGCTATGATTTCATGAATCACTTTCTGTCCGCCGGAACCGATATGTACTGGCGGCGGAAAACCGTTCGGTCCGTTCGGCCCTCCGGCGACGCTCCCATTCTGGACGTCTGCACCGGTACAGGAGATCTGGCGTTCGCCTGGCGCAAAGCCGCGCGATCGGATGCACAGATTCTCGCGACCGACTTTACTCACGGAATGCTGGAACGAGCCGAACGAAAACGCGGCTCGCGCGACATCATCTTCATGGAAGCGGATACTCAGGGACTGCCGTTTCCCGACGATACGTTTCAGATCGTTTCGGTGGCGTTCGGTCTCAGAAACGTCAGCAGCACCATCGGCGGGCTGGAAGAAATGACTCGCGTCGCCATGCCCGGCGGACGCGTTGTTGTGCTGGAATTTTCGCTGCCCGACAACCGAATCGTCAGCAGCGCCTACCAGTGGTACTTCCGCAATATCCTGCCGAAGCTCGGTCACCTGCTGACGCGCAACAGCCACGCCGCCTATGAATACCTGCCCCAGTCGGTGTCCGAGTTTCCCGACGGAGAACAGCTCACGCAGCTCATGGAAGAAGCCGGACTGGAACGCACGGCGTTCCAACCGCTGACCGGCGGCATTGCCACGCTGTACATCGGCCACAAACCCTCACAATCGGAACCCCGCGTGGTTTCGGAAACCGCAAAGTCAAAACATGCCGTTTGA
- a CDS encoding host attachment protein, with product MTTWTLVANETRARLFASDLSPDDLTPVRDFSANGAGPEGRFADELLEYLTLAQKEGRFRQLALAAPSGFLDLLRSNAGDDLSNTIFRAVAEDLTNNSPQEVARQIHAPLWIVVADRARARVLKQEACGGDQLVEVCDLVSPKSQMKPSEAQSDRPGRFSSGGGQREVLEPRTDFRHKTAEDFAVHVVDYLDHLRTTSSVRRLMIAAPPLFLGELRKKLTPPISKLIEREVDKEWTSLSLPEIARRVFESGE from the coding sequence ATGACAACGTGGACTCTTGTCGCCAATGAAACGCGGGCTCGCCTGTTTGCCTCTGACTTGTCACCTGATGATCTGACTCCAGTGCGCGATTTTTCCGCCAATGGTGCCGGACCGGAAGGTCGCTTTGCGGATGAGCTGCTTGAGTATCTGACGCTGGCTCAGAAGGAGGGCCGATTTCGTCAGCTTGCACTCGCGGCACCGTCCGGATTTTTGGATCTCCTGCGGTCGAATGCCGGGGATGACCTGAGCAACACGATTTTTCGGGCAGTTGCCGAAGACCTGACCAACAATAGTCCCCAGGAAGTTGCCCGACAAATTCATGCACCGCTGTGGATCGTCGTCGCGGATCGCGCGCGTGCGCGAGTTCTGAAGCAGGAAGCGTGCGGCGGCGATCAGCTTGTGGAAGTCTGCGATCTGGTGTCCCCCAAGTCGCAGATGAAGCCGTCGGAGGCGCAGTCGGATCGTCCGGGCCGTTTTTCTTCAGGCGGCGGTCAGCGGGAAGTGCTGGAGCCGCGCACCGACTTTCGGCACAAGACCGCGGAAGACTTCGCTGTCCACGTTGTCGATTACCTTGACCATCTGCGAACCACCAGCAGCGTTCGACGGCTGATGATCGCCGCTCCGCCGCTGTTTCTGGGAGAACTCAGAAAGAAGCTGACGCCACCAATCTCAAAACTGATCGAACGGGAAGTCGACAAGGAATGGACCAGCCTGTCGCTTCCGGAAATCGCACGCCGAGTGTTTGAATCCGGCGAGTGA
- a CDS encoding glycerophosphodiester phosphodiesterase family protein, which produces MAHRGVSERCPENTRAAFEMAVAQQADAIECDLQLTADGHVIVCHDPTLDRYGHAGVQISQSTLAELQTLDVGSWFGKQFADQRLMTLNELLADFGSRIPLFLELKAEQLSSAQCDQFVREVVEQACQFPKQNDVAFLAFDPAVLARLHTLAPQANLVLNTEDPQDVSVNEPISLDLLFGVDGNIDRMSRETVQWLHDRNLVALSYTCNSETDVLAARECGVDAIITNDPERTREILSEHGRSGRAS; this is translated from the coding sequence GTGGCGCACCGGGGTGTTTCCGAGCGGTGTCCCGAAAACACTCGCGCTGCCTTCGAAATGGCCGTCGCACAACAAGCCGATGCGATTGAATGCGACCTGCAACTGACGGCCGACGGTCATGTCATCGTCTGCCATGATCCGACGCTGGATCGCTACGGTCACGCCGGCGTGCAGATCAGCCAGTCGACGCTTGCCGAGCTGCAGACGCTGGATGTCGGCAGTTGGTTCGGAAAGCAGTTTGCCGATCAGCGGCTGATGACGCTCAACGAGCTGCTGGCCGACTTTGGAAGCCGGATTCCGCTGTTTCTGGAACTGAAGGCCGAACAACTTTCCTCAGCGCAATGCGATCAATTCGTCCGCGAAGTGGTGGAACAGGCCTGTCAGTTTCCGAAACAGAATGATGTCGCGTTTCTTGCGTTCGATCCGGCAGTACTTGCGCGGCTTCACACTCTGGCTCCGCAGGCGAATTTGGTGCTGAACACGGAAGATCCGCAGGACGTTTCCGTTAACGAACCGATTTCGCTGGACTTGCTGTTCGGAGTCGACGGCAACATCGATCGAATGTCACGGGAAACAGTGCAGTGGCTTCACGATCGAAACCTGGTCGCTTTGAGCTACACGTGCAACAGCGAAACGGATGTGCTGGCGGCACGGGAATGTGGCGTCGACGCAATCATCACAAACGATCCCGAACGAACTCGCGAGATACTTAGCGAACATGGACGCTCCGGCCGTGCATCGTGA